Proteins co-encoded in one Caldalkalibacillus thermarum genomic window:
- a CDS encoding FCD domain-containing protein, protein MYEARIDALKIPGKTEEVLGEHRLIYEAILTADAEMARTAMENHISNIKHQLNQMEEKE, encoded by the coding sequence GTGTATGAAGCAAGGATCGATGCACTTAAAATTCCAGGAAAAACCGAAGAAGTGTTGGGCGAACATCGCTTAATTTATGAAGCCATACTGACTGCTGACGCAGAAATGGCCCGGACAGCAATGGAAAATCATATTAGCAATATTAAACATCAACTAAATCAAATGGAAGAAAAGGAGTGA